Sequence from the Penaeus chinensis breed Huanghai No. 1 chromosome 5, ASM1920278v2, whole genome shotgun sequence genome:
actcTTTATATCCATATCTGATTCTCCCACCAAAATGTGGTGTCAAACGACAACAGTAAGGCAGTGTGAATGTTATTGCTCACGCAagttataatgaatgtgtgaaaaACAGTAACAGATTTTTGTTATTTGATGGCTACAATAGTATCGATtgcataagtaatgataatgaaagttttaATCAATATACTGcaactaatactactaacaaaaattataataatatcaatgctacTAGTAACACTTGTACTTGGAATGATACTAAACTCGAACGATGCGTGTGTGGCCCTCTTTGCCACAAGAACGAAATATTGACATGGATGCGTTTGCACTAataagtatataagtagatagacacacacatacacacacagagggggtgggggagagaaataaTTTATTGATAATACCGCGCGAGTCTTACTTGTACGGCCTCTCATACTTATGACAGAGTTATTTTTATCAGTTCAAAAGAAAAGCTACCCTACAAATGGAGCCTAGAAAAAACACCATTTATAAGTTTAGAAAACGTGATGTGCTTAATACAGATATTGGCTCAAACACTACAcaatgtatgatgtatgacatctGCTTTTCTATACACAGCACAGAACACCCCCATTCCGGAATCTGTTCTGATCATGTGTCACGTTACATGCAGTTCTAAGCGTGATTAGTTTATGAATGCGGATACTTTTATTACAACCAGCAACAaatataattgtgatgatgacaataacactgagaataacaatgataacaataatggagagaaaattttataaacaaaaacaacggcAACACTGACGAGAATGATAATACCCACAGTCACTGCGACATCATTGTGCGTTCATTGTAGTGCTGTACTATGGAAAGGTACATGCACTTGCTTTTGCGTTTACGTGCATAAAactgataaaggaaaaaaatagaaaatatgcaCTTATCAGCAAAGTAGATTCACAAGGATTGCAAAAACAGGTTAGTACTTTTAAGAGAGGGTCAAGGGTCAAGGTCGTTAATGCCACGCCTCTGATAGCAACGTTCAGGTCAAGAGAAAACGGGTAGTATATAAAGTCCCGTTCATCTGCTTGAACCATCAGTGTGATCACTACGCCAGCAACATGAAGTTTGTGAGTGTCTAAGAACgatcatctatctacttatattaaCTATGTTGTTTAGTTGAGGAGAAAATAGTCTGTCTTTTCATTACAacagataatatgataatgatatatacatatacctttcaTAGGTTATCATCGCATGCGTGGCCGCCGTGGCTTTTGCTGCTCCCCAATATGACTCCAGCGAAGAGTTCGTGCCAATCCTGAAGGACGATCGTGTTCACGAGGATGATGGAACTTTCAACTTCGACTTCGAAGCTGCCAACGGCATCCGCGTGTCCCAGGCTGGATCCCCCGACGGTGATGAGGACGCTGTGATCAAGGCCGGAGAATACTCGTGAGTATTTTATGGTGCACTTTTTGTTTCTATGATCCTGTCAGGTTCATTCAagccgtatatatacattttacgttTAAGCTTACGTAAAGATTTCAAAGCCTCACACAATATATAATTCCCCTATGTGAAGTTAATTATAATTACATAACTTCTAAAATTAATCATACCCGACCTCGTATGTTTACAGGTACACTGCTCCTGATGGCACTCCCGTTGTCGTCAAGTACGTagctgacgagaacggcttccagccccagtccgaccttctgcccgtggcccccgctttcccccacccgatccctcagttcgtcctcgaccagatcgcaaAGGCCGCCGAGGAGGACCGCAACCGCGACGATTCTGATGAACGTTATAATTAGACAAACTACTCAAACCATCTATTTATTGTATAATTTTGTTAATAGacgatatacagatgtatacccAAAATTTTCTTCCCCTACGTCGGTTACTaaaattttatttgtttcatatatatattattttcaagatGCACTATCGCGTGTttcctatatatgtacacacaggctCAGAACCGCAATATCTACAGTCATGATTACTGGTCGTACAGAAGTGGAATTAAACTATTCATCTTAAATATGCGTTTTTGTTCGTTTcattatacaatatacaaatgATTTAGACCTTCTGTCgttatgaaataaaatacaagatTCCATGTACCGAAGAAGGCTTGAAAATGATTCAGCTAACATACTTCTCAATATTTCTCTACTaccctttcttcgtttttcttattgCCGAaataatctatattcatatataatgtagacgatagcctccgggctagtacagtggtaaagtgtcggcttctcatccgaggggtcggatGAGAAGTTGCAAGTTGCAATTgtcggcgggtaaggactaagcccacccgagtcagcaccagctgacacacgttagcaagtcggcattagtcgacacaggccgggctcccctcagaCTTATACTTAAGTTGACGATATCATGTAAATCATGATGACGGTAATGTAACGGAGGATAATGTTTACATTAACGAGAAAACAGATAATGATGAATaccataatgatcatgataatgataaaaatagtattagaagtaaagttaatgataatataacaaaaaaatgattacaataacaatagtaattgtagaagtaataatactaataatgataatgataatgataataagaatggaaataagaataacaatgaaaataaaggtaacgagagagagagagagagagagagagatggggggagagctTTCTACCCAACTCAACATGTCAATCTCCGCTTAAATAACACTTTGATTAAGGCAATATCGAACAAAAAATAAAGCCCTTTTTAGACTTTCGTCCATACCTGTCGCTCGCCCTTGCAGAGTACGTATGCACAAAATGCCTATCATCAGAAATAACAAAGCGAgagtttacaataatgataacgtgctaatgatggtggtaactcccccccccccccctccacacacacacacacacacacaaagagagaaagagagggggagtggggaggagagagcttTTTACCCAACATAAAGTCATTCTACGTTTAAATAACCTCATTGTGGCAATATCAATCAAACAGAATTCGCACGATATATCCCATTTTAGACTACGTCCACACCTGTCGCTGGCCCAGAGCAGATTACGCGTCATGTGGTAACATCAGTAATGACAAAGCGAGTATTGGTgtttataagaatgataacgtgCTAAAACAGTATTACTACCTctagtactaataaaaataacttcGAACTGTgtgcgtttctctttctttacctcggTTCCTATCCCCTTATTTTGACACAAAGTAATTTATATTGGCTCAAAAGGAGCCCTGAAAAGATTAAATACTGACACACTAATGATCTACACGAAAACAATAAGAAGTTCAACATACGCAAAAGTGATGAAATGGAAACCAAGATCTAACTTATTCAGACCTTGATGATAACTTCCCCTACATGGTTGGTGATAATGTGCAAAATCAACATAGGCCAAATTCAGAAATTAGCTTAAACATTACTCATTTATACTAATCACTCTTTTAGGAGTGTCACTATGCAACGGTACCGTATCCTTATGAATTCCAAAATCAAATTAATTACAGCTcgtaacatatttataaatgaaaataaccttATCAGAAACAACAAAGGTAATcctggtgataacaatgataaaaaacagtaACAGTATAACTGATACTACTCCAACCATAACGTTGTGCTCTCGCTGCAATATTGTAGCATGGTAAGATATGTAAGATGTCTGTGATCTGCACACATGCATCAGGTTGAATATGCGAAAGGGTCAAGGTCGATAGGGCGACGCCTGCAATAGCAGTGATAAGGTCAAGAGGGGAACCTGTACTATATAAATTCGTGTTCTTCAGGTTGAACCATCAGTGTGCTCCTTACACCAGTAACAtgaagtttgtgagtgtgtactgAGTTCTGTTTAATGGATTTGAAATGCTATTTGAAATTAAAATATCCTTTCTTCCATACGACgaacataattttcataatcaacacaatattgatatatataatatcctttgTAGGTAATCATCGCTTTCGTGGCCGCCGTGGCTTTTGCTGCTCCCCAATATGACTCCAGCGAAGAGTTCGTGCCAATCCTGAAGGACGATCGTGTTCAAGAGGATGATGGAACTTTCAACTTCGACTTCGAAGCTGCCAACGGCATCCGCGTGTCCCAGGCTGGATCCCCTGACGGTGATGAGGACGCTGTGATTAAGGCCGGAGAATACTCGTGAGTATCTgaagattatttatttttgttctcaatTAACCTGTTACTTTGTTCAAAAGTTTTTAAGTGTCTCTTGATATATAATTACCGAATGGATGATTATTCCTTATGTAATAACTTCTCGAAAAAAGTCTTAACCCTCATATGTATACAGGTACACTGCTCCTGATGGCACTCCCATTGTCGTTAAGTATGTagctgacgagaacggcttccagccccaggGCGCCCACTTGCCCGTGgctcccgagttcccccacccgatccctcagttcgtcctcgaccagatcgcaaAGGCCGCCGAGGAGGACCGCAACCGCGCCCGTGACGATTCTGATGAACGTTATAATTAGACAAACTACTCAAAAAAACTACTGTCTATTTAttgtataatgttattaatagactatatacatatttatacttcttTTTACTACCTCCTACCACGGTGCTGAACATTTCTCTCATCCGAAATGCACTATCTTAACATTAAGAGTTATACAATGAATAATTGGGGGATTCACGGTTttctattatgtatacacacatttatatatacagtatatatatgactatatcctTCACTAAAAGGATTAATACCGTTGTATTTAGTAATGATTTTTGGTCATACAGAAGTGGAATTAGAGTGTATTACTCTGAAAATGCATTTTAATTCGTTTCAATACACAAATGATTTAGCGTAGCTCACCCTGTGTACTTGATCAAATATCAAATGCCATGTGCTAACGAACATTTAAAAACGATTCAGCAATAACACTTCTTACTTGGCATCATTATTTACTCTgcagtttttcttccttttttgttattgtaattgagaAGACTTTAGAAGAAAAACTTATTAttctcatattcatatatattgcgGATGATAGTGATACGCAAATCataatgaggacgataataattcttatgatagtaataataaaaataatcatcgtcttaatgataaaaaaaaaaatgaaaattatagtagtagtaatagtctaggtgataacagtaatgataatgataataatagtattatacaatataaactatatatcgAAACATTACCAAAATTATATAGTTGTacagtaaaaatagtaacaataatgatgacaataacaataacaaaacaataattataataacaataattaaaattgcattggcaattataataatgaaaatgaaggtaatgatatcgacggcagcgagagagagagagagagagaaagagaatgagagagagagagagaaagagaaagagaaagagagagagatttctatctatctcagcATGTGTCAGTCTACATTGAGACAATAGCTTCATTTAGGCAATATCAAACTCGATGCCCGATATTGACTACTTTAAACTACGTCCACTCCTGCCGCTTGCCAGTAGCAGAGTGCGTATTCGCGAAACGATAGTTGTTGCTTACAAGAATGATAACGTGCTAACGTCGCTGATAACCCCGTCCCCCACCCAAAGAAAACAAATCCAGTACTAATGGAAATAATGCGATCTCTGTGCCCTTCCTTCTTTACCCCAAGATCGAAAATTGACATGCATTCATTTTCATCGTGAGATCCCTCTTATAAGTGTCATTTTTTGTCTAGCAAGATCGCATGTTTCCCATTTTTGTCATTTCAAAAGGAGCACCGAAATGACGGAATGCTGACACACAAATTATCTAAACGAAAAGAGCACAGCAATTCAGCATAAGCGAAAGTGATGAAATAATGCCTTGCTAATGAATCACGTGAAAACTAAGGTCTAAATAATTTATTCAGACCTTGATGAAAACTATAATTAGATGTTCAGTGATGTGTACGCCAGATCTCGGAATTGGCCTTGACACTGCTCATTCATACCAATCACTCTTTAAGATTACTCTATACGGCGTTGCCGTCCATTTGAATTCCGAAATCAAGGTAATTACAAATAAGATGTGACAACCTTATCAAAAACAACAGTTAAGTtaatcctgatgataatgatataataatggaaacaacagcaacatatatagtaatattattacggCAACAATAACCATACCCGATAGACTTGTGCTCTTGCTGCAATATTGTACTATGTTACAACAGGTCTTTACATCCTCACACATGCATCAAGCTGATGATGCGAAAGGGTCAAGGTCGTTAGAGCCACGCCTGCAATAGGGTCGCTAAGGTCAAGAGGGAACCTGTACTATATAAAGTCGTGTTCTGTTGGTCGAGCTATCAGTGTGATCCTTACACCAGCAACAtgaagtttgtgagtgtgtactgAATCGTCCTAAATGACTTTAAAATACCGTAAAAGATCACTTgaaattaatatatttctttcatataaTGAACAAATTTCTTTATAATAATCAACAAATGAttgacaaatatatttatatgttccgTAGGTCATTCTCGCTTGCGTGGCCGCCGTGGCTTTTGCTGCTCCCCAATATGACTCCAGCGAAGAGTTCGTGCCAATCCTGAAGGACGATCGTGTTCAAGAGGATGATGGAACTTTCAACTTCGACTTCGAAGCTGCCAACGGCATCCGCGTGTCCCAGGCTGGATCCCCTGATGGTGATGAGGACGCTGTGATCAAGGCCGGAGAATACTCGTGAGTATCTgaagattatttatttttgttctcaatTAACCTGTTACTTTGTTCAAAAGTTTTTAAGTGTCTCTTGATATATAATTACCGAATGGATGATTATTCCTTATGTAATAACTTCTCGAAAAAAAGTCTTAACCCTCATATGTATACAGGTACACTGCTCCTGATGGCACTCCCATTGTCGTTAAGTATGTagctgacgagaacggcttccagccccaggGCGCCCACTTGCCCGTGgctcccgagttcccccacccgatccctcagttcgtcctcgaccagatcgcaaAGGCCGCCGAGGAGGACCGCAACCGCGCTCGCGACGATTCTGATGAACGTTACAATTAGACAGCAACTCATAAAACctaatgtatttattgtatattattaatagACTATgtacataacgtatatatatttttgttacccCAACAACGGTACTGAAATGAACAAAATTAATTTAATCATCTGTATACACTGTTTTAATATAGTTAAGGAAGTAGCGATTTTAGTAAGCTCAAATTCCACAGAATAGGATTTATTAGAAGCATATCAGAATGCGTTTACTATAAACAATTTTGTTAACTAAAACACATGTAgctaggtatgaatgagattaaATACCTCTTGCATTGCGaatacattcattctcattcaatatTTTTCCCACGTTTGCCAATATGAATACCGTTCAGATAATACACATCTTTTTAGGCAATATGATCTGAACTGCTCCCTTAGACCTTTCGGGGTTAACTTCTTACTCATTAATATCAATGTGATAAAGAACGTAAAAATCATatattatggataataataataataaaaaatagtaatgacaatcattACAAGAAAGAGCCTTCTTGCTACGCATGTCAATCTGCGCTGAAATAACAGCCTTATTTAGGCAATGTTAAGGCTAAATTTCTGTAATAAGGCCTATTTAAGACACATCAAGCAATAAGGCCTATTTAAGACACAAAAGCCTTGCTAGTGTTAAATTttacgagaatgataatgataacttaacGACACTAGAAATTATGTTGATGATTATCTGATAATGATCTGGGGAATTTAATATAAGTAGTATTAAGGAACTTGACataattactgatactactattgttaccattgatGATAAGAGTGCTTATgtaagtataaaaaataatactaatattaatgatgattaactCGACCTCTGGCTGTGTGTCCCTCTTTACCACAAGATAAAAAATAGCGTGGCTTCGTTTGTAGTGGGCCGGTCCTATTACCGAAGCgccatttttaaaatttattgttGATAACGCGCGATGCGGTGACAGATTACGCAATTACAATTCGCGTCCCAATATTTATGCCTAAGAGTAATCTTTATAAATTCAAGAGCACTTGGATGGTGAAATAGCATACTAATGATACACTCGAAAACGCCTCTTAAAAGGTCAACATATGCAAAGAAAGTGATGAGTAAATTCTACATATGCCAGATCCCAGATTTGGCACAGAGATTGCACATTCATACCACTTACTTTCGTAAGAGAGATCCACTATACGCAATATACAGTATCCTTTATATTGCCCTGTCAGATGGCAAACATTTAACTGCCAAACGCCGATTACTCAATCATGCAGGAACATCATCAGTGTTATAATCAACTCTTTCAACATC
This genomic interval carries:
- the LOC125025682 gene encoding cuticle protein CP14.6-like, which gives rise to MKFVIIAFVAAVAFAAPQYDSSEEFVPILKDDRVQEDDGTFNFDFEAANGIRVSQAGSPDGDEDAVIKAGEYSYTAPDGTPIVVKYVADENGFQPQGAHLPVAPEFPHPIPQFVLDQIAKAAEEDRNRARDDSDERYN
- the LOC125025685 gene encoding cuticle protein AMP1A-like, translating into MKFVIIACVAAVAFAAPQYDSSEEFVPILKDDRVHEDDGTFNFDFEAANGIRVSQAGSPDGDEDAVIKAGEYSYTAPDGTPVVVKYVADENGFQPQSDLLPVAPAFPHPIPQFVLDQIAKAAEEDRNRDDSDERYN
- the LOC125025681 gene encoding cuticle protein CP14.6-like encodes the protein MKFVILACVAAVAFAAPQYDSSEEFVPILKDDRVQEDDGTFNFDFEAANGIRVSQAGSPDGDEDAVIKAGEYSYTAPDGTPIVVKYVADENGFQPQGAHLPVAPEFPHPIPQFVLDQIAKAAEEDRNRARDDSDERYN